In Geminocystis sp. NIES-3709, a single genomic region encodes these proteins:
- the cbiE gene encoding precorrin-6y C5,15-methyltransferase (decarboxylating) subunit CbiE: MIIKVVGIGLEGINSLNNSALNIVNQATVLIGGDRHLKYFDNHPAIKVKINNLENIIDKIKEYQKQEENIVILASGDPLFFGIGRILVNNFLLKELEFYPHHSCIQLGFNRLKIPWQDAQFISLHGRNIDLLIQGFKKSYEKMGILTDETNNPLIIWQLYQQLKAGVKYYFWLCENLGSKEEKITLIEKEKDIKLELISPLNIVILLKKNELDREFLELDKLPIMGLPDNVFKTFPDQPGLMTKKEVRLIILGVLALQPEQIIWDIGAGTGSVSIEIARLVNNSQIYAIEKTAIGINLITENCRKFKIKNVQIIHNKAEKVIQDLPKPHRIFIGGSGGNLTSLLDIINGKINPDGKIVIAIATIENLNEAIEWFKKNSWNYEIINLQISKSLAIGKNTRFNPLNPVNVISANPN; encoded by the coding sequence ATGATTATTAAAGTTGTTGGAATTGGTTTAGAAGGAATTAATAGTTTAAATAATTCTGCTTTAAATATTGTTAATCAAGCCACTGTTTTAATAGGTGGTGATCGTCATTTAAAGTATTTTGATAATCATCCGGCAATCAAGGTAAAAATTAATAATTTAGAAAATATAATTGATAAAATTAAAGAGTATCAAAAACAAGAAGAAAATATAGTAATTTTAGCATCTGGAGATCCTTTATTTTTTGGTATTGGGAGAATTTTAGTTAATAATTTTTTACTTAAAGAATTAGAGTTTTACCCTCATCATAGTTGTATCCAGTTGGGTTTTAATCGACTAAAAATACCTTGGCAAGATGCTCAATTTATTAGTCTTCATGGTAGAAATATTGATTTATTAATTCAAGGATTTAAAAAAAGTTATGAAAAAATGGGGATATTGACAGATGAAACTAACAATCCTTTAATAATTTGGCAACTTTATCAACAGTTAAAAGCAGGAGTAAAATATTATTTTTGGTTATGTGAAAACTTAGGTAGTAAAGAAGAAAAAATAACTCTTATAGAAAAAGAAAAAGATATAAAACTAGAATTAATATCTCCCTTAAATATAGTTATTTTACTCAAAAAAAATGAGCTCGATCGAGAATTTTTAGAATTAGATAAATTACCCATTATGGGATTACCTGATAATGTTTTTAAAACTTTTCCAGATCAACCAGGATTAATGACAAAAAAAGAAGTAAGGTTAATTATATTAGGAGTATTAGCTTTACAACCAGAACAAATAATTTGGGATATTGGGGCTGGTACTGGTAGTGTTTCTATTGAAATAGCTAGACTGGTAAATAATAGTCAAATTTATGCTATTGAAAAAACTGCTATTGGTATCAACTTAATAACAGAAAATTGTCGAAAATTTAAGATTAAAAATGTTCAAATAATTCATAACAAAGCAGAAAAAGTTATTCAAGATTTACCGAAACCTCATCGTATTTTTATAGGTGGAAGTGGTGGTAATTTGACATCTTTATTAGATATAATCAACGGAAAAATTAATCCAGACGGAAAAATTGTTATTGCCATAGCGACGATCGAAAATTTAAACGAAGCAATAGAATGGTTTAAGAAAAACTCTTGGAATTATGAAATTATTAATTTACAAATATCTAAATCTTTAGCCATCGGAAAAAACACTCGTTTTAATCCTCTAAACCCAGTTAATGTTATTAGCGCAAATCCTAATTAG
- a CDS encoding molybdenum cofactor biosynthesis protein B, translating to MTIPHQNFNIKSVNCAVITVSDTRTFDTDISGKIIQEMLINASHKIIHYEIIKDEPQDLKCLLVNLASKEQLNCIIFSGGTGISLRDNTYDIVSQMLEKTLSGFGEIFRYLSYQEIGSRSIASRATAGLYNGKIVFSLPGSENAVRLGLEKLIIPELIHLVDQISKG from the coding sequence ATGACTATTCCTCATCAAAATTTTAATATAAAAAGTGTCAATTGTGCTGTTATTACCGTTAGTGATACTAGGACTTTTGATACTGATATTAGCGGTAAAATTATTCAAGAAATGTTAATTAATGCTAGTCATAAAATTATTCATTATGAAATTATCAAAGATGAACCTCAAGATCTAAAATGTTTGTTAGTAAATTTAGCATCTAAAGAACAATTAAACTGCATTATTTTTTCTGGAGGTACGGGTATATCGTTAAGGGATAATACTTATGATATAGTTAGTCAAATGTTAGAAAAAACTTTATCAGGTTTTGGGGAGATATTTCGCTATTTAAGTTATCAGGAAATAGGTTCTCGATCGATAGCATCAAGAGCAACAGCAGGGTTATATAATGGTAAAATAGTATTTTCTTTACCCGGCTCTGAAAATGCTGTTAGACTAGGTTTAGAAAAGCTCATTATACCCGAATTAATTCATTTAGTTGATCAGATAAGTAAAGGTTAG
- a CDS encoding helicase C-terminal domain-containing protein: protein MLEVEVHSELRNFLRQKPDCNWLHHLTMARMVARGLRLKRSTIIQTGVNYQQYYPSYLTPALLSSSSVIIVAEKEIQQQLVKEKIPRLQQWLNTHKIIATNYKQDLINNSTLYVINHHDWLDLIINHLLDNDIVTIIEEAENLPDIITKYLSQEITSQDWYNLGLFFPHHQNFIRENLAKLTKLIYTHPINPYNSYLLEEEETIILRQLCNLVENEKNHQKVLAKFIHFQKALSENKKYINYFTVNRSQGTFTINSSPLELRFSINHIWKNVPLILLSNYLESQKYPINYGECLGLNVDNFTCLKFSPDGESQNLNLYFPHNFPFPNNPEFQNRVTQEILALVSSLKINHHPIIIIIDDVPLQAQITSNLAAYFGSRVQLNSLNIGENSILVCDIKFWLNYQSELLTPILLIFATLPIPSLENPLIGAQVAHYKNQKKDWFRLYLLPLAIKILQQSTMSIRKNQGVIALLDNRVNYRSYGVNILRSLEPYAKINYVDLYWQ from the coding sequence ATGCTAGAAGTCGAAGTACATTCCGAGTTAAGAAATTTTTTGCGTCAAAAGCCAGATTGCAATTGGTTACATCATTTAACAATGGCGAGGATGGTAGCTCGTGGTTTAAGATTAAAAAGATCGACAATCATTCAAACTGGAGTAAACTATCAGCAATATTATCCTAGTTATTTAACTCCTGCATTATTGTCTTCTTCTTCAGTTATTATCGTGGCAGAAAAAGAAATTCAACAACAATTAGTTAAGGAAAAAATACCCCGTTTACAACAATGGTTAAATACTCATAAAATTATTGCGACTAACTATAAACAAGATTTAATTAATAACTCGACTTTATATGTAATAAATCATCATGATTGGTTAGACTTAATAATTAATCATTTATTAGATAATGATATTGTTACTATCATTGAAGAAGCAGAAAATTTACCAGATATTATCACCAAATATTTAAGTCAAGAAATTACTTCTCAAGATTGGTATAATTTAGGGCTATTTTTTCCTCATCATCAAAATTTTATTAGGGAAAATTTAGCTAAGTTAACCAAATTAATTTATACTCATCCTATCAACCCATACAATAGTTACTTATTAGAGGAAGAAGAAACAATAATTCTTAGACAATTATGTAATTTAGTTGAGAATGAAAAAAATCATCAAAAAGTTTTAGCAAAATTTATACATTTTCAAAAAGCCTTATCAGAAAATAAAAAATATATTAACTATTTTACCGTTAATCGATCGCAAGGTACTTTTACGATCAATTCTTCCCCTTTAGAATTAAGATTTTCGATAAATCATATATGGAAAAATGTACCTTTAATTTTGTTATCCAATTATTTAGAGTCTCAAAAATATCCGATTAATTATGGAGAATGTTTAGGATTAAATGTAGATAACTTTACTTGTTTAAAGTTTTCTCCTGATGGAGAAAGTCAAAATCTTAATCTCTATTTTCCTCATAATTTTCCTTTTCCTAATAACCCAGAATTTCAAAATCGAGTTACTCAAGAAATTTTAGCTTTAGTAAGTAGTCTCAAAATTAATCATCATCCTATTATTATAATTATTGATGATGTACCATTACAGGCACAAATTACCTCTAATTTAGCCGCTTATTTTGGTTCAAGAGTACAACTAAATTCCTTAAATATAGGTGAAAATAGTATTCTTGTTTGTGATATAAAATTTTGGTTAAATTATCAATCTGAATTGTTAACACCAATACTATTAATTTTTGCAACTTTACCAATTCCATCCTTAGAAAATCCTCTTATTGGCGCTCAAGTTGCTCATTATAAAAATCAGAAAAAAGATTGGTTTCGTCTTTATCTTTTACCCTTAGCGATTAAAATTTTACAACAATCAACTATGTCTATTAGAAAAAATCAAGGAGTAATAGCATTATTAGATAATCGAGTTAATTATCGTAGTTATGGTGTTAATATTTTACGATCGTTAGAGCCTTATGCAAAAATTAATTATGTTGATTTGTATTGGCAGTAA
- a CDS encoding NAD(P)-dependent oxidoreductase: MKILITGGAGYIGSVLTPILLSKGHEVTIVDNFMFRQNSLAECCQYDTFNVVRGDCRDESLMKDLIKEADVIIPLAALVGAPLCNRDKIATETTNRDAIQMLCRLASKEQRFLVPITNSGYGIGEKGKFCTEESPLRPISAYGVTKVEAEKAILERENSISFRLATVFGMSPRMRVDLLVNDFVYRAVTDRTVVVFEGNFKRNYIHIRDVVKVFLHGLDNFETMKGKPYNVGLEDANLSKLELCAEIQKQIPNFYYIEAPIGEDPDKRDYIVSNARILSTGFTPDWTLARGIKELVKGYTIFRNSIYSNI, translated from the coding sequence ATGAAAATTTTAATCACCGGTGGTGCTGGTTATATTGGTTCAGTATTAACTCCTATATTACTAAGTAAAGGTCATGAAGTTACGATCGTAGATAATTTCATGTTTCGTCAAAATAGCCTCGCTGAATGTTGTCAATATGATACTTTTAATGTGGTAAGAGGAGATTGTCGAGACGAAAGTTTAATGAAAGACCTAATTAAAGAGGCAGATGTTATTATTCCTTTAGCCGCTTTAGTGGGCGCACCTTTATGCAATAGAGATAAAATTGCCACAGAGACAACTAACCGAGATGCTATCCAAATGTTATGCCGTTTAGCTAGTAAAGAGCAAAGATTTTTAGTACCCATTACCAATAGCGGTTATGGCATTGGGGAAAAAGGTAAATTCTGTACCGAAGAAAGTCCATTACGTCCGATTTCTGCTTATGGTGTTACAAAGGTAGAAGCAGAAAAAGCTATCTTAGAAAGAGAAAATAGCATTAGTTTTCGTTTGGCGACAGTTTTTGGAATGTCTCCCCGTATGAGAGTTGATTTACTCGTCAATGACTTTGTGTATCGTGCTGTTACCGATCGAACTGTGGTAGTATTTGAAGGAAATTTTAAGCGCAATTATATCCATATCCGAGACGTAGTAAAAGTATTTTTACACGGTTTAGATAACTTTGAAACCATGAAAGGCAAACCCTATAACGTCGGGTTAGAAGATGCTAACCTCTCAAAATTAGAGTTATGTGCCGAAATTCAGAAACAAATCCCTAATTTTTATTATATTGAAGCACCTATAGGCGAAGATCCCGATAAAAGAGATTATATTGTCTCTAATGCCAGAATTTTGAGTACTGGGTTTACCCCCGACTGGACATTAGCTAGAGGAATAAAAGAGTTAGTTAAAGGTTACACAATCTTCCGTAACTCCATTTACTCTAACATTTAA
- a CDS encoding tetratricopeptide repeat protein, whose protein sequence is MTEIEQKINTAIKGLTRRINLKIEHILMIENALGNPEVDNQIWEKYLNGNNTQMALEKNIYTSEMIKLLTLRAIILPKMLSSFLRWMLKKQNKNKEHFQISLDFQYFFYNNLSSQTPLLKQKIIQGIVYIFPNLIDQPDVLDGVIWLLKSNRNPVNKQNNNINWSLIYFIGLWESFYKDDIQYFINNALIGQYISNDQIRKLIKEDHDWQTIQKDIKQLWNKNHISLMPQYLVFAKLFYHLNNYYLSAFFYQVSQGNVPSQIFNAIPIHADIKLIKSNIIRLYGIQIYKQPLLLFRNVNTKNLLLIIFIIFAILLISPLTISSERLYKRGLNYAQNQQFDQAIEFYNKAIEKGLISEDILYQRALAYQRKKDYNRAIEDYRKVININNKNYNAYLNRGNIYQKIKEYDKAIYDYNQAIKINHKFIKAYINRASIYRILNQNYNAIDDYTTIINIDNQFLDAYKKRGDIYLKINQYNQAIFDYTIAIKLGDYDVHNYKNRGNAHYKLKQYKKAIDDYTKVIENNKNLSDIYFKRAYSYAQLGNHKKSIEDYKQVVLLEPNNNLAYNNRGISYQKLGKYQEALKDFDTAINLNNQHPYAYENRGDLYYYNLTQYNKAIYDYTQAIRVNNKNKSAYNSRGNVYHSLGQIQKAIYDYTQAIKIDNNYAQPYYNRASTHLKNNNKSQALNDFNRAAQLYQKQGKKEWYQLSIEKIESLKNILENE, encoded by the coding sequence ATGACTGAAATTGAACAAAAAATAAATACTGCTATTAAAGGCTTAACTAGGAGAATAAATTTAAAAATTGAACATATTTTGATGATTGAAAATGCTTTAGGTAATCCTGAAGTCGATAATCAAATCTGGGAAAAATATCTTAATGGTAATAATACTCAAATGGCTTTAGAAAAAAATATTTATACTTCAGAAATGATTAAATTACTCACTTTGAGAGCAATCATTTTACCAAAAATGTTATCGAGCTTTTTGAGATGGATGTTAAAAAAACAAAATAAAAATAAAGAACATTTTCAAATATCTTTAGATTTTCAATATTTTTTTTATAACAATTTATCTTCTCAAACACCATTACTAAAACAAAAAATTATACAAGGAATTGTTTATATTTTTCCTAATTTAATAGATCAACCAGATGTTTTAGACGGCGTGATTTGGCTTTTAAAATCCAATAGAAATCCTGTTAATAAACAAAATAACAATATCAATTGGTCATTAATTTATTTCATCGGATTATGGGAAAGTTTTTATAAAGATGATATTCAATATTTTATCAATAATGCTCTAATTGGACAATATATTTCAAATGATCAAATAAGAAAATTAATTAAAGAGGATCACGACTGGCAAACTATCCAAAAAGACATTAAACAATTATGGAACAAAAATCATATTTCTTTAATGCCTCAATACCTAGTATTTGCTAAATTATTTTATCATCTTAATAATTATTATTTATCAGCTTTTTTTTATCAAGTTAGCCAAGGAAATGTTCCTTCCCAAATTTTTAATGCAATACCAATTCATGCTGATATAAAGTTAATTAAATCTAACATAATTCGTCTTTATGGTATTCAAATCTATAAACAACCATTACTATTATTTCGTAATGTTAATACAAAAAATTTATTGCTTATTATTTTTATCATATTCGCTATATTGTTGATATCTCCTTTAACAATTTCTTCAGAAAGATTATACAAAAGAGGTTTAAATTATGCTCAAAATCAACAGTTTGATCAAGCGATCGAGTTTTATAATAAAGCCATAGAAAAAGGGTTAATATCAGAAGATATTTTATATCAAAGAGCCTTAGCTTATCAAAGAAAAAAAGATTATAATAGAGCGATCGAAGACTATCGTAAAGTAATTAATATTAATAATAAAAATTATAATGCTTACTTAAATAGAGGAAATATTTATCAAAAAATAAAAGAATATGACAAAGCAATTTATGACTATAATCAAGCCATAAAAATTAATCATAAATTTATAAAAGCCTATATTAATCGAGCAAGTATTTATCGTATTTTAAATCAAAATTATAATGCTATTGATGATTATACAACTATTATTAATATTGATAATCAATTTTTAGATGCTTATAAAAAAAGAGGAGATATTTATTTAAAAATTAATCAATATAATCAAGCAATTTTTGATTATACCATAGCAATTAAATTAGGAGATTATGACGTTCATAATTATAAAAATCGAGGTAATGCTCATTATAAACTAAAACAATATAAAAAAGCCATTGATGATTATACAAAAGTGATCGAAAATAACAAAAATTTATCAGATATTTATTTTAAAAGAGCTTATAGTTATGCACAATTAGGAAATCATAAAAAATCGATCGAGGATTATAAACAAGTGGTTCTATTAGAACCCAACAATAATTTAGCTTATAATAATAGGGGTATTTCTTATCAAAAATTGGGAAAATATCAAGAAGCATTGAAAGACTTTGATACAGCTATTAATCTTAATAATCAACATCCATATGCTTACGAAAATAGAGGAGATTTATATTACTATAATTTAACTCAATATAATAAAGCAATTTATGATTATACCCAAGCTATTCGAGTTAACAATAAAAATAAATCTGCCTATAATAGTCGTGGTAATGTTTATCATAGTTTAGGTCAAATTCAAAAAGCAATTTATGATTATACCCAAGCTATTAAAATTGATAACAACTATGCACAACCCTATTATAATAGAGCTTCTACCCATTTAAAAAACAACAATAAATCTCAAGCTTTAAATGACTTTAATCGGGCAGCCCAATTATATCAAAAACAAGGAAAAAAGGAATGGTATCAATTAAGTATTGAAAAAATTGAATCATTAAAAAATATTTTGGAAAATGAATAA
- a CDS encoding glycosyltransferase encodes MTQRNLYFLFPEMNINSGGHIAQLKFMSIAQSLLNAQPVTYKKKEKDVLFLDDLIKNIREDNNIYIIHWGPDIPQLLTKLKNKNVVYFAHSTGYKFKIPVKVPIITVSKHSQAYWGRFAPNNLIFSLPNEISNKYHNQHLDHEVALDDRSIDVLVQKRKSSKYLIEELVPALNPHCNLTLIDYWIDDLATIFNQTKVYLYDSTEYWIQAKASEGFGLPPLEAMACGCTIFSSINDALSDYLDPSFNCHKLRVYSKEYDVQRILSAVENWQLNSSNLDIINNYRLPLIKKRFEHIFKEINLFFDHQQSYPANIPAIIQNKPFSINKIINKLKSFF; translated from the coding sequence ATGACACAACGTAATCTCTATTTTCTCTTTCCCGAAATGAATATTAATAGTGGTGGTCATATTGCCCAACTTAAATTCATGTCCATCGCCCAATCTCTTTTGAATGCTCAACCTGTCACTTATAAGAAAAAAGAAAAGGATGTTTTGTTCTTAGATGACTTAATTAAAAATATTCGTGAGGATAACAATATTTATATTATTCATTGGGGGCCTGATATTCCACAACTCTTAACAAAACTTAAAAATAAAAATGTAGTTTATTTTGCTCACAGTACAGGCTATAAGTTCAAAATTCCCGTAAAAGTGCCAATAATAACTGTTAGTAAACATTCTCAAGCCTATTGGGGCCGATTTGCGCCTAATAATCTTATTTTTTCTCTACCTAACGAGATTTCTAACAAATATCATAATCAACATCTTGATCACGAAGTGGCGCTGGACGATCGCAGTATTGATGTATTGGTACAGAAACGCAAATCCTCTAAATATTTGATTGAAGAACTTGTCCCAGCTTTAAATCCTCACTGTAATTTAACTCTCATTGACTATTGGATTGACGATTTAGCGACTATTTTTAATCAGACAAAAGTGTATCTTTATGATTCTACGGAATACTGGATACAAGCAAAAGCTAGTGAGGGTTTCGGGTTGCCTCCTTTGGAAGCAATGGCTTGTGGTTGTACTATTTTTTCTAGTATTAATGATGCTTTATCAGATTATTTAGATCCTAGTTTCAATTGTCATAAATTACGGGTTTATTCTAAAGAATATGATGTCCAAAGAATCTTATCTGCTGTGGAAAATTGGCAACTAAATTCTTCTAATTTGGATATAATTAATAATTATCGTTTACCTTTAATAAAAAAACGTTTTGAGCATATATTTAAGGAAATAAATCTATTTTTTGATCATCAACAATCTTATCCTGCTAATATTCCAGCTATTATTCAAAATAAACCTTTTTCAATAAATAAAATAATCAATAAATTAAAATCATTTTTTT
- the psb28 gene encoding photosystem II reaction center protein Psb28, whose amino-acid sequence MAQIEFARGIIEESIPDVKLTRSRDGSNGTATFRFEGSKVLQSGNTQEITGMYLVDEEGELVTREVKCKFINGEPKAIEAIYLIKSPQEWDRFMRFMERYAQENDLGFTKS is encoded by the coding sequence ATGGCTCAAATTGAATTTGCTAGAGGCATAATAGAAGAATCTATCCCTGATGTTAAGTTAACCCGTTCTCGTGACGGTAGCAACGGCACTGCAACATTTCGTTTTGAAGGTTCAAAAGTACTGCAAAGTGGTAATACTCAAGAAATTACGGGAATGTATTTAGTTGATGAAGAAGGAGAGTTGGTCACTCGTGAGGTAAAATGTAAATTTATTAATGGTGAACCTAAAGCGATCGAAGCAATTTATCTGATAAAATCTCCTCAAGAATGGGATAGATTTATGCGTTTTATGGAACGTTATGCTCAAGAAAATGATTTAGGCTTCACCAAATCCTGA